One genomic region from Curtobacterium sp. 9128 encodes:
- a CDS encoding GNAT family N-acetyltransferase codes for MNDPVVRPANVSDADRIARVHVQAWQETYAHLLPASFLAALDVDARAERWRTIITDPQTDVLLATIDDVVVGWASAGPGREPGAPRDRELEGIYVLASTYGSGAGQALLDGAVGDAPAYLWMADDNPRAEAFYRRNGFHRDGAAKREHLGPHPLDAVRLVR; via the coding sequence ATGAACGACCCCGTGGTTCGCCCGGCGAACGTCTCGGATGCCGACCGCATCGCCCGCGTGCACGTGCAGGCCTGGCAGGAGACCTACGCGCACCTGCTGCCCGCGTCGTTCCTGGCGGCACTCGACGTCGATGCGCGCGCCGAACGGTGGCGGACGATCATCACCGACCCGCAGACCGACGTGCTCCTCGCCACGATCGACGACGTCGTCGTGGGGTGGGCGTCAGCGGGACCGGGACGCGAGCCCGGGGCTCCACGCGACCGGGAGCTCGAGGGCATCTACGTCTTGGCGTCGACGTACGGCTCCGGTGCCGGGCAGGCGTTGCTCGACGGGGCCGTCGGCGACGCGCCCGCGTACCTGTGGATGGCGGACGACAACCCGCGCGCCGAGGCGTTCTACCGGCGCAACGGGTTCCACCGGGACGGCGCGGCGAAGCGCGAGCACCTCGGTCCACACCCGCTCGATGCCGTGCGGTTGGTGCGCTGA
- a CDS encoding ester cyclase: MTAEQNQQAQERLGEILEARAFDRFSEVWAEDVVDHDPAPDQAPGLAGIVDFWTEFTTAFPDLSLEPDPLVVTDDYITAVFTIRGTHTGPFQGHEPTGRDFTVRGIQVSKFRDGKIVERWGSTDEKGLAEQLRLGEHDTKFVSA, translated from the coding sequence ATGACGGCGGAACAGAACCAGCAGGCACAGGAACGACTCGGCGAGATCCTCGAGGCGCGCGCCTTCGACCGGTTCAGCGAGGTCTGGGCCGAGGACGTCGTCGACCACGACCCGGCGCCGGACCAGGCACCTGGGCTCGCGGGCATCGTGGACTTCTGGACCGAGTTCACGACGGCGTTCCCCGACCTCTCGCTCGAACCAGACCCGCTCGTCGTGACCGACGACTACATCACCGCCGTCTTCACGATCCGCGGGACCCACACCGGCCCGTTCCAGGGCCACGAGCCCACCGGCCGCGACTTCACCGTGCGCGGCATCCAGGTGTCGAAGTTCCGCGACGGCAAGATCGTCGAGCGCTGGGGCTCCACCGACGAGAAGGGCCTCGCGGAGCAGCTGCGCCTCGGCGAGCACGACACCAAGTTCGTCAGCGCCTGA
- a CDS encoding GNAT family N-acetyltransferase, producing the protein MTENGTVLIDVPREAGATPSLLSVEPVDPDRDAAVVQAWLAHPASSWWEMGHLDVDAVRAYLAGVQADPAQAAWLGRHDGEPCFLAETYDPGAVLLTDVWPAEPGDVGMHLLVAPPPADGRVHGLTSAVMRTVVEHCRDALGARRVVVEPDVRNTAVHAKNAEVGFRVLREVDVDGKRALLSVLDTDRIGVPDDDGPAAHLRPEHLDVAERHVVAKAIAEFTHERLIAPVADGDGWRLAAGPSTYRFRARLHALEHWSIDEASLTRTRDGDAVPLGAQDLVLELRDLLGIPDELLGTYLEEIASTLASAAAKHRRGGPSAAQLARGRADAVAAFQATEAAMTEGHPAFVASNGRIGFGLDEYRAYAPESGRTFRYRWLAARREHTHLALAADRTEDAHWAAELPAATVHGFRQTLERRGLDPDDYVWLPVHPWQWQHRIAVTFAPDLGRQDLVDLGEGPDEYQPQQSIRTAFDRTDPTRSYVKTALAVQNMGFLRGMSPAYMRNTPAVNDWVAGIVSADPTLRSAGFEVLREHAAIGYTGDAYHRVDVSSPQRKMLAALWRESPVPRLSDGEQLMTMAALLHRDASGAAVASALVARSGLPADEWVRRYLDAYLLPVVHCLTVHDLAFMPHGENLVLVLRDGVVVRAVMKDIGEEVAVLAPVAVPAGIERIVHPVDDDEAALAVFTDVFDGVLRFVAAILDDDGVLPESRFWELVGACIDRHAAAHPDRRRPLDLRAPTFEHSCLNRLQLRNTLSMVDLADQSSSLIRAGSMPNPVARA; encoded by the coding sequence ATGACCGAGAACGGAACCGTCCTGATCGACGTGCCCCGCGAGGCGGGCGCGACCCCGAGCCTCCTGTCCGTCGAACCCGTGGACCCGGATCGCGACGCCGCCGTCGTGCAGGCGTGGCTCGCCCACCCGGCGTCGAGCTGGTGGGAGATGGGCCACCTCGACGTCGACGCCGTGCGCGCGTACCTGGCCGGCGTGCAGGCGGACCCGGCGCAGGCCGCGTGGTTGGGGCGCCACGACGGCGAGCCGTGCTTCCTCGCCGAGACCTACGACCCGGGTGCCGTGTTGCTGACCGACGTCTGGCCCGCCGAACCGGGCGACGTCGGCATGCACCTGCTCGTCGCACCGCCGCCTGCCGACGGGCGGGTGCACGGACTCACGAGCGCGGTGATGCGGACCGTGGTGGAGCACTGTCGGGACGCTCTCGGCGCACGTCGTGTCGTGGTCGAGCCCGACGTCCGGAACACCGCGGTGCACGCGAAGAACGCGGAAGTCGGGTTCCGGGTGCTCCGCGAGGTCGACGTCGACGGCAAGCGCGCGCTGCTCTCGGTGCTCGACACCGACCGGATCGGGGTGCCGGACGACGACGGCCCTGCTGCGCACCTGCGGCCGGAGCACCTCGACGTCGCGGAGCGGCACGTCGTGGCGAAGGCGATCGCCGAGTTCACCCACGAGCGGCTCATCGCACCGGTGGCCGACGGCGACGGCTGGCGCCTTGCCGCAGGGCCGTCGACCTACCGGTTCCGGGCACGGCTGCACGCGCTCGAGCACTGGTCGATCGACGAGGCCTCGCTGACCCGGACCCGTGACGGCGACGCCGTGCCGCTCGGTGCGCAGGACCTCGTGCTCGAGCTCCGCGACCTCCTCGGCATCCCCGACGAGCTGCTCGGCACGTACCTCGAGGAGATCGCCTCGACCCTCGCCAGTGCCGCCGCCAAGCACCGACGGGGCGGGCCATCGGCTGCCCAGCTCGCGCGGGGACGAGCGGATGCGGTCGCGGCGTTCCAGGCGACCGAGGCGGCGATGACCGAGGGGCACCCGGCGTTCGTGGCGTCGAACGGCCGCATCGGGTTCGGACTCGACGAGTACCGGGCCTACGCGCCGGAGTCCGGGCGGACGTTCCGGTACCGGTGGCTCGCGGCACGCCGGGAGCACACGCACCTGGCGCTCGCCGCGGACCGGACCGAGGACGCCCACTGGGCGGCCGAGCTGCCCGCGGCGACCGTGCACGGGTTCCGGCAGACGCTGGAGCGCCGCGGGCTCGACCCGGACGACTACGTGTGGCTGCCGGTGCACCCGTGGCAGTGGCAACACCGGATCGCCGTGACGTTCGCGCCGGACCTCGGACGCCAGGACCTCGTCGACCTCGGGGAGGGGCCGGACGAGTACCAGCCGCAGCAGTCGATCCGGACGGCGTTCGACCGGACGGACCCGACGCGGTCGTACGTCAAGACGGCGTTGGCGGTGCAGAACATGGGGTTCCTCCGTGGGATGTCGCCGGCGTACATGCGGAACACCCCTGCGGTGAACGACTGGGTCGCCGGGATCGTCTCGGCCGACCCGACGCTGCGGTCAGCCGGCTTCGAGGTGCTGCGGGAGCATGCGGCGATCGGGTACACGGGCGACGCGTACCACCGGGTGGACGTGTCGTCGCCGCAGCGGAAGATGCTCGCGGCGCTCTGGCGGGAGAGCCCGGTGCCGCGGCTGTCGGACGGCGAGCAGCTCATGACGATGGCGGCGCTGCTGCACCGCGATGCCTCCGGTGCGGCGGTGGCCTCGGCGCTGGTCGCCCGGTCGGGGCTGCCGGCGGACGAGTGGGTGCGGCGGTACCTCGACGCGTACCTGCTCCCTGTGGTGCACTGCCTGACCGTGCACGACCTGGCGTTCATGCCGCACGGGGAGAACCTCGTGCTGGTGCTCCGCGACGGTGTCGTGGTCCGCGCGGTCATGAAGGACATCGGGGAAGAGGTCGCGGTGCTCGCTCCGGTCGCCGTGCCGGCCGGGATCGAGCGCATCGTGCACCCGGTCGACGACGACGAGGCGGCCCTCGCCGTGTTCACGGACGTGTTCGACGGGGTGCTGCGGTTCGTCGCGGCGATCCTCGACGACGACGGAGTCCTGCCGGAGTCCCGCTTCTGGGAGCTCGTCGGCGCGTGCATCGACCGGCACGCTGCGGCCCATCCGGACCGGCGCCGCCCGCTCGACCTGCGTGCGCCGACGTTCGAGCACTCCTGCCTGAACCGGCTGCAGCTGCGGAACACCCTGTCGATGGTCGACCTGGCGGACCAGTCGTCGTCGCTCATCCGCGCCGGGTCGATGCCGAACCCGGTCGCGCGGGCGTAG
- a CDS encoding oxygenase MpaB family protein has product MPDVRRASSPPRGRDRVLDRFLADSTPVVAGGRAILLQIADPVVAAGVHRHSDFARRPQQRLAHTLMYVYAVMLGSPSDAAIATSFVHRAHAPVTGADDADRQLWVAATLYDSALRAHEAFGDPVPPELAQRVLAAYEPLGVALRVPAGRWPDSVAAFEEYWAGRLAGLHVTDDARAVVRDLLHPRFAPFWVRAAMPLVRIVTVGMLPDAVREQYGFAWGPRERRRYARVTAGLRRVRALVPGPLLRLPGPLLLRQMRRIAKQYLSH; this is encoded by the coding sequence GTGCCGGACGTGCGCCGTGCCTCCAGTCCGCCCCGTGGTCGGGACCGGGTGCTCGACCGGTTCCTGGCGGACAGCACCCCCGTCGTCGCCGGCGGGCGTGCGATCCTGCTGCAGATCGCCGATCCGGTGGTCGCGGCCGGCGTCCACCGGCACTCGGACTTCGCGCGACGGCCGCAGCAGCGGCTCGCCCACACGCTCATGTACGTCTACGCCGTGATGCTCGGCTCGCCCTCGGACGCGGCGATCGCGACGTCGTTCGTGCACCGCGCGCACGCACCGGTCACGGGCGCGGACGACGCCGACCGGCAGCTCTGGGTGGCGGCGACGCTGTACGACTCGGCGCTCCGGGCGCACGAGGCGTTCGGTGACCCGGTGCCGCCGGAACTCGCCCAGCGCGTGCTGGCGGCCTACGAACCGCTCGGGGTGGCGCTCCGAGTGCCGGCGGGACGGTGGCCCGACTCCGTCGCCGCCTTCGAGGAGTACTGGGCCGGCAGGCTCGCCGGGCTGCACGTCACCGACGACGCGAGGGCCGTGGTTCGCGACCTGCTGCACCCGCGGTTCGCGCCGTTCTGGGTCCGTGCTGCGATGCCGCTCGTGCGGATCGTGACCGTCGGCATGCTCCCCGATGCGGTCCGCGAGCAGTACGGCTTCGCGTGGGGCCCGCGCGAGCGACGGCGGTACGCACGGGTGACCGCGGGGCTCCGGCGCGTCCGGGCCCTCGTGCCGGGACCACTGCTCCGCCTCCCCGGCCCGCTGCTGCTCCGGCAGATGCGACGGATCGCGAAGCAGTACTTGTCACACTGA
- a CDS encoding pyridoxal 5'-phosphate synthase, giving the protein MPTAPLSGDPSFAFPEFTDPPATPMAAARAWLATADDVSEPLSMTLATAADGVVSARTVDVKRLDDEGLVFGSSAESPKGRQLAANPAAALQVYWRETMQQMRFEGVVVVLSDDESDALFADRSPKSRAATAAAHQSEPLDGTFDDLLSAAGALGDDASRPASWVAYRLEPVVVEFWHGSRDRIHRRLQYRRSDDGWTTRVLQP; this is encoded by the coding sequence ATGCCAACCGCACCCCTCTCCGGCGACCCGTCGTTCGCGTTCCCCGAGTTCACCGATCCGCCCGCCACGCCGATGGCCGCCGCGCGGGCCTGGCTGGCCACGGCCGACGACGTCTCCGAACCGCTGTCGATGACGCTCGCGACCGCGGCGGACGGGGTCGTCAGCGCCAGGACCGTCGACGTCAAGCGGCTCGACGACGAGGGGCTCGTGTTCGGGTCGTCCGCCGAGAGCCCGAAGGGACGGCAGCTCGCAGCCAACCCGGCGGCCGCGCTGCAGGTGTACTGGCGCGAGACCATGCAGCAGATGCGGTTCGAGGGGGTCGTCGTGGTGCTCTCCGACGACGAGTCCGACGCCCTCTTCGCCGACCGGTCGCCGAAGTCCCGGGCAGCGACGGCCGCCGCACACCAGTCCGAGCCGCTCGACGGCACGTTCGACGACCTGCTGTCCGCTGCCGGGGCCCTCGGTGACGATGCCTCCCGTCCGGCGTCGTGGGTCGCCTACCGGCTCGAACCGGTCGTCGTGGAGTTCTGGCACGGCAGCCGCGACCGCATACACCGACGCCTGCAGTACCGCCGGTCGGATGACGGGTGGACGACACGCGTGTTGCAACCGTGA
- a CDS encoding SidA/IucD/PvdA family monooxygenase — protein MTTTTTTNDPLDLVAIGIGPFNLGLACLTDPLDDLDAVFLDAADGFAWHHGMMLDDATIQVPFMADLVTMADPTSPFSFLAWLKETNRLYPFYIREDFHPLRSEYDAYCRWAAERLDTLRWGRTVTAVEHDEATDLFTVHADTDHGPETYRARHVVIGVGSAPSVPSALRDLPGPVIHSAEYVPNRDALRSAGSIAVIGSGQSAAEVYRDLLEDIRAHDYALDWITRSPRFFPMEDTKLTLEMTSPEYTDHFHGLPEDLRDRLGREQRGLYKGISADLVDDLYDALYRISASGPIPTSLRTETSVVDASWLADRRTYRLTLRHEQLGETYEHEVERLVLATGYAPRPTRFLDPVEHLVARDSRGRFAVARDHHVDTIGGRIWVQNAEEHTHGLTAPDLGMGAWRNASIIRSVTGRPVHGLEDRIAFQEFGLPAARQAGAPGAAPERRGAERAEVRA, from the coding sequence ATGACCACGACCACGACCACGAACGACCCCCTCGACCTCGTCGCCATCGGCATCGGCCCGTTCAACCTCGGCCTCGCCTGCCTGACCGACCCGCTCGACGACCTCGACGCGGTGTTCCTCGACGCCGCAGACGGCTTCGCCTGGCACCACGGCATGATGCTCGACGACGCCACGATCCAGGTGCCCTTCATGGCGGACCTCGTCACGATGGCCGACCCGACGTCCCCGTTCTCGTTCCTGGCGTGGCTCAAGGAGACGAACCGGCTCTACCCCTTCTACATCCGCGAGGACTTCCACCCCCTCCGCAGCGAGTACGACGCGTACTGCCGCTGGGCCGCCGAGCGCCTCGACACCCTGCGCTGGGGCCGGACGGTCACGGCGGTCGAGCACGACGAGGCGACGGACCTGTTCACCGTGCACGCCGACACCGACCACGGCCCGGAGACGTACCGAGCCCGCCACGTCGTCATCGGCGTCGGCTCGGCGCCGTCCGTCCCGTCGGCGCTCCGCGACCTGCCGGGCCCGGTGATCCACTCCGCCGAGTACGTGCCGAACCGCGACGCCCTCCGGAGCGCCGGCAGCATCGCGGTGATCGGCAGCGGGCAGTCCGCCGCCGAGGTCTACCGCGACCTGCTCGAGGACATCCGCGCGCACGACTACGCGCTCGACTGGATCACCCGGTCGCCGCGGTTCTTCCCGATGGAGGACACCAAGCTCACGCTCGAGATGACGAGCCCCGAGTACACGGACCACTTCCACGGGCTGCCCGAGGACCTCCGCGACCGCCTGGGACGCGAACAGCGCGGGCTGTACAAGGGCATCAGCGCCGACCTGGTCGACGACCTCTACGACGCGCTGTACCGGATCAGCGCGAGCGGCCCGATCCCGACGTCGCTGCGGACCGAGACGAGCGTCGTGGACGCGTCCTGGCTCGCCGACCGGCGCACGTACCGACTGACCCTCCGGCACGAGCAGCTCGGCGAGACGTACGAGCACGAGGTGGAGCGGCTCGTCCTCGCGACCGGGTACGCCCCGCGCCCGACGCGGTTCCTCGACCCGGTCGAGCACCTCGTCGCGCGGGACTCCCGTGGTCGGTTCGCCGTTGCGCGCGACCACCACGTGGACACCATCGGTGGTCGGATCTGGGTGCAGAACGCCGAGGAGCACACGCACGGGCTGACCGCCCCCGACCTCGGCATGGGTGCGTGGCGGAATGCGTCGATCATCCGGTCCGTCACGGGTCGCCCCGTCCACGGACTGGAGGACCGGATCGCCTTCCAGGAGTTCGGCCTGCCCGCCGCACGGCAGGCCGGGGCCCCGGGCGCCGCGCCGGAGCGGCGCGGCGCCGAGCGCGCGGAGGTGCGCGCATGA
- a CDS encoding phosphoribosyltransferase family protein — MAVELTTRNASGTSVTPTFSTMRFPAGEAHVKVANDDADTGETTEIATLRGASGDDLLMLGMWADAVRQRGSKSVALIPYLPGARQDRGLPFGAKVYADVINGFGIDQVIAFDPHSPVIVGLVDNLTVVTSERVVRDAVVAGSDYVGIIAPDKGAVARATAVADACGLPVYRAEKHRNPDTGKLDGFTCEPLPESGRLLVVDDICDGGGTFMGLAGATGLPKERLGLWVSHGVFSGRAPALAEHFGEIVTTDSYPAQTDVPGLTTVPLTPFLTEQIR; from the coding sequence ATGGCAGTCGAACTCACCACCCGGAACGCTTCCGGAACCAGCGTGACCCCGACGTTCTCCACCATGCGGTTCCCCGCTGGCGAAGCACACGTCAAGGTCGCGAACGACGACGCCGACACGGGGGAGACCACCGAGATCGCGACCCTGCGGGGCGCGAGCGGCGACGACCTCCTCATGCTCGGCATGTGGGCGGACGCCGTGCGACAGCGCGGCTCGAAGTCGGTCGCACTCATCCCGTACCTCCCAGGCGCTCGGCAGGACCGCGGACTCCCCTTCGGGGCGAAGGTCTACGCGGACGTCATCAACGGCTTCGGCATCGACCAGGTCATCGCCTTCGACCCGCACTCGCCGGTCATCGTCGGGCTGGTCGACAACCTGACGGTCGTCACGAGCGAACGGGTCGTCCGTGACGCCGTGGTCGCCGGTTCCGACTACGTCGGCATCATCGCCCCGGACAAGGGCGCCGTCGCACGGGCCACCGCGGTCGCCGACGCCTGCGGCCTGCCGGTCTACCGGGCCGAGAAGCACCGCAACCCCGACACCGGCAAGCTCGACGGGTTCACGTGCGAGCCCCTCCCCGAGTCCGGACGGCTGCTCGTGGTCGACGACATCTGCGACGGCGGCGGAACGTTCATGGGCCTCGCCGGTGCGACCGGCCTGCCGAAGGAACGCCTCGGCCTCTGGGTCTCGCACGGCGTCTTCTCCGGCCGGGCACCGGCGCTCGCCGAGCACTTCGGCGAGATCGTCACCACCGACTCCTACCCGGCGCAGACCGACGTGCCCGGGCTCACGACCGTTCCCCTGACCCCCTTCCTGACGGAGCAGATCCGATGA
- a CDS encoding pyridoxal-dependent decarboxylase: MLTNATATRYRDLVGSTVDRLADRVAGVTTPTTSTSAAELRDRVAGIDLDGVPLGTDRALAELDELFVREAVWFHHPGSLAHLNCPVALPAVAAEAVLAAVNPSVDTWDQSRIGTEIERHVVDWLARRIGFAAGDGIFTSGGSQSNLQALLIARERVEQRERVEQRAPRGPHTVFTTAETHFSIAKSARLLGIGQVRIVPTDAAGRMVPAVLAEAIAETRAAGRTPMAVVATAGTTDRGVIDPLEPVADVCDLEDVWLHVDAAYGCGLLVSPTRRHLLDGIERADSVTTDLHKSFFQPVSSSALLVRDPADLRRIAWHADYLNPEDAAEPNQVDKSLQTTRRFDALKLWATLRATGADAIGRAFDAVIDLAEATHAIVAEHPDLHLVAPTQLSTVLFRWQPAGMSDAEADALVAPLRAALLAEGRVLVAKTVIDGRPCNKLTLLNPETTPDQMRASLDHVARTAAAAAAAKTAATAGAAR; the protein is encoded by the coding sequence ATGCTGACCAACGCCACCGCCACCCGCTACCGCGACCTCGTCGGGTCGACCGTGGACCGGCTCGCCGACCGCGTCGCCGGGGTGACGACGCCGACGACGAGCACCTCCGCCGCCGAACTCCGGGACCGGGTGGCCGGGATCGATCTCGACGGCGTACCGCTCGGGACGGATCGGGCGCTCGCGGAGCTCGACGAGCTGTTCGTCCGGGAGGCCGTGTGGTTCCACCATCCCGGTTCCCTCGCACACCTGAACTGTCCGGTGGCCCTGCCCGCTGTCGCTGCCGAGGCCGTGCTCGCGGCGGTGAACCCGTCCGTCGACACCTGGGACCAGTCGCGGATCGGCACCGAGATCGAGCGACACGTCGTCGACTGGCTGGCACGCCGGATCGGCTTCGCGGCGGGCGACGGCATCTTCACGTCGGGCGGCTCGCAGTCGAACCTGCAGGCGCTCCTCATCGCGCGGGAGCGAGTCGAGCAGCGGGAGCGAGTCGAGCAGCGAGCACCGCGCGGGCCGCACACCGTCTTCACCACCGCCGAGACCCACTTCAGCATCGCGAAGTCCGCACGCCTGCTGGGGATCGGCCAGGTGCGCATCGTCCCCACCGATGCCGCCGGCCGCATGGTCCCCGCAGTCCTGGCCGAGGCCATCGCGGAGACCCGCGCCGCAGGCCGCACCCCGATGGCCGTCGTCGCCACGGCCGGCACGACCGACCGCGGTGTGATCGACCCGCTCGAACCCGTCGCCGACGTCTGCGACCTCGAGGACGTCTGGCTGCACGTCGACGCCGCGTACGGCTGCGGCCTGCTCGTCTCGCCCACCCGACGACACCTGCTGGACGGCATCGAGCGGGCCGACAGCGTGACCACCGACCTGCACAAGTCGTTCTTCCAGCCGGTCTCCTCGAGTGCCCTGCTGGTCCGTGACCCCGCCGACCTCCGCAGGATCGCCTGGCACGCCGACTACCTGAACCCCGAGGACGCGGCGGAACCGAACCAGGTGGACAAGTCCCTGCAGACGACGAGGCGCTTCGACGCGTTGAAGCTCTGGGCGACGCTCCGAGCGACCGGCGCGGACGCGATCGGTCGAGCGTTCGACGCGGTCATCGACCTCGCCGAGGCCACCCACGCCATCGTCGCCGAGCACCCGGACCTGCACCTCGTCGCGCCGACGCAGCTCAGCACGGTGCTGTTCCGCTGGCAGCCGGCGGGGATGTCCGACGCCGAGGCCGATGCCCTGGTGGCACCGCTCCGGGCGGCGCTCCTCGCCGAGGGGCGGGTCCTCGTCGCCAAGACGGTGATCGACGGGCGGCCGTGCAACAAGCTCACGCTCCTGAACCCGGAGACCACCCCGGACCAGATGCGGGCATCCCTCGACCACGTGGCCAGAACGGCCGCAGCGGCCGCCGCAGCCAAGACAGCCGCAACAGCAGGAGCAGCACGATGA
- a CDS encoding nicotinate phosphoribosyltransferase, giving the protein MTTTDTTATGTTTTAGIEPRITGPSPIAPLLAVDGYKHSHRQVYPQGTTRILINWTNRSNAHMPESTHAVVFGLQAFIQRSLVEAWAPFFAADEDLVADLFQQALEGYFGPNHIGVDHVRALHRLGYLPLTIKALPEGTLAPIGVATLTVENTVDEFFWLPNYIETALSASIWHPSTVATKALEYRDLMEDWAARTGAVPESIDFAAHDFSFRGQSSIESAAAGGAGHLLSFLGTDSMPSLDFIDRYYPGDNGLVAASVPATEHSVMCVRGADGELETFEQILDVYPTGIVSAVSDGFDLFKVITETLPQLKDRITGRDGKLVIRPDSGDPVDIVTGTVHGVGADALADPARSHEEKGVVELLDEIFGHTVNDAGYKVLDQHIGVIYGDSITLDRARRIYERLEAKGYSSDNIVLGIGSYTYQYMTRDNLGSAVKATWALVDGEPVDIQKDPKTGSGKKSAKGRIALHRDETGEIRQSDQASAADEATSLLQPVWTDGRFLVHQSFADVRATLRRERADRAARRAASA; this is encoded by the coding sequence ATGACCACCACCGACACCACCGCGACCGGCACCACGACCACCGCCGGCATCGAGCCCCGCATCACCGGCCCGAGCCCCATCGCGCCGCTCCTCGCCGTCGACGGGTACAAGCACTCGCACCGGCAGGTGTACCCGCAGGGGACCACGCGGATCCTCATCAACTGGACGAACCGCTCGAACGCACACATGCCAGAGTCCACGCACGCCGTGGTGTTCGGCCTGCAGGCGTTCATCCAGCGCTCCCTGGTCGAGGCATGGGCGCCGTTCTTCGCGGCGGACGAGGACCTCGTCGCCGACCTGTTCCAGCAGGCGCTCGAGGGCTACTTCGGCCCGAACCACATCGGCGTCGACCACGTCCGCGCCCTGCACCGCCTCGGGTACCTCCCGCTGACGATCAAGGCCCTGCCCGAGGGGACCCTCGCGCCGATCGGTGTCGCCACGCTCACGGTCGAGAACACCGTCGACGAGTTCTTCTGGCTGCCGAACTACATCGAGACCGCCCTGTCCGCGTCGATCTGGCACCCCTCGACCGTCGCCACGAAGGCTCTGGAGTACCGGGACCTGATGGAGGACTGGGCAGCGCGCACCGGTGCCGTCCCGGAGAGCATCGACTTCGCCGCGCACGACTTCTCGTTCCGCGGGCAGTCCAGCATCGAGTCCGCAGCGGCCGGTGGCGCCGGACACCTGCTCTCGTTCCTCGGCACCGACTCGATGCCGTCGCTCGACTTCATCGACCGGTACTACCCGGGCGACAACGGACTCGTGGCGGCGAGCGTCCCGGCGACCGAGCACAGCGTGATGTGCGTCCGCGGGGCCGACGGGGAGCTCGAGACGTTCGAGCAGATCCTCGACGTCTACCCGACGGGCATCGTGTCGGCGGTCAGCGACGGCTTCGACCTGTTCAAGGTCATCACCGAGACGCTCCCGCAGCTCAAGGACCGGATCACCGGGCGCGACGGCAAGCTCGTGATCCGCCCGGACTCGGGTGACCCGGTCGACATCGTCACCGGCACCGTGCACGGGGTGGGTGCCGACGCACTCGCCGACCCGGCCCGCAGCCACGAGGAGAAGGGCGTCGTCGAGCTCCTCGACGAGATCTTCGGCCACACCGTCAACGACGCCGGGTACAAGGTCCTCGACCAGCACATCGGCGTGATCTACGGCGACAGCATCACCCTCGACCGCGCTCGTCGCATCTACGAGCGCCTCGAGGCCAAGGGCTACTCGAGCGACAACATCGTGCTCGGCATCGGCTCGTACACCTACCAGTACATGACCCGCGACAACCTCGGCAGCGCCGTGAAGGCGACGTGGGCGCTGGTGGACGGCGAGCCCGTCGACATCCAGAAGGACCCGAAGACGGGCAGCGGCAAGAAGAGCGCGAAGGGCCGCATCGCCCTGCACCGTGACGAGACCGGCGAGATCCGGCAGAGCGACCAGGCGAGCGCGGCGGACGAGGCGACGAGCCTGCTCCAGCCGGTCTGGACCGACGGCCGGTTCCTCGTGCACCAGTCCTTCGCCGACGTGCGTGCGACGCTCCGCCGCGAACGCGCCGACCGTGCCGCACGCCGGGCGGCATCGGCGTGA